One window from the genome of Nicotiana sylvestris chromosome 9, ASM39365v2, whole genome shotgun sequence encodes:
- the LOC138877394 gene encoding uncharacterized protein, which yields MGVYSVQATNDQKRTIRRLASGFFLSGGILYKRTPDLGLLRCIDAKQGTTILTEVHPGFFGPHMSGYLLEKKILRVGYHWLTMERDCINFVCKCHQCQVRGDLIHSPPSELHRMSAPWPFVAWGVDVIGPIEPAVSNRHSFILVAINYFTKWVEANTFKSVTKKAVVDLFFQISFVGLEYQR from the coding sequence atgggggtatattCGGTACAAGCCACAaatgatcaaaagagaacaattcggcgtttggctagtggatttttcttgagcggaggaattttgtacaaaagaactccagatcttgggctattgaggtgcatagatgctaaacaagGCACGACTATACTGACAGAAGTGCATCCCGGGTTTTTcgggccacatatgagtgggtatcttctggaaaagaaaattcttcgagtaGGATATcactggctcaccatggaacgagatTGCATTAACTTTGTgtgtaaatgtcatcagtgccaggtacGCGGAGACTTGAtccattctccgccatctgaattgcatagaatgtccgcaccatggccctttgttgcttggggtgtggatgtcattggaccaattgagcccgcGGTATCAAACAGGCACAgtttcattctggtggccataaattatttcactaaatgggttgaagctaatactttcaaatctgtgaccaagaaggcagtggttgaCTTGTtctttcaaatatcatttgtcggtttagaataccaaaggtga